The region GCGGGTCGAGCGCGGTCCACCGGTCCGCCTCGGCGTCGGTGTACGTACGGCCCTCCGCCGCGTTGACCCACAGGTACACGTGCTCCGGCAGGTCCGCGCGCAACCGGCTGGCCGCGTCGAGGTGTTCCGGCAGCCCGACCACGCCGACGCTGTGCCGGACCCCGCGCGCCGCCAGGTCGTGGCAGGCGGCGCGGAAGCGCTCGTACGGCACCTGGTCGGGGTGGTAGGTGCACCACAGGGCGACGGTGTCCAGGTCGGCGTCGTCCAGCCAGTTCGTACGGGCGCCCAGGTTGGTCTGGATCGCCACCCGCCGGATGTGCGGCAGCCGGCTCAGCTCGGCGAGCGTGCTGCGGTACCAGGACCTGACCAGCGCCTCGCCCCACGGGGTGAACAGGATCGACAGGCGGTCGCCGGTCTGCTGCCCGGCCCAGTCCGCGAACCGCGCCAACGCGGCCCGGTCGGCGGCCAGTTGCTCGCGGCTGTCGCGGCGCTTGGCGAACGGGCAGTAGGGGCAGTCGAAGTCGCAGGAGGCCAGCGGACCCCGGTAGAGGACGGTCAGATCCACGGCCGCCCCCTCACTTCGCGTCGTAGGCGGCCATCGCGGCCCGCACCGCGGGTGAGAACAACTCCGGTCCCACCGCGTCGGAATGGGCCAGCCCCTCCGGCGAGAGCCGCAGCAGGTCGGGACCCGCCGCCGCGTCCAGCCAGCCGCGGGCGTCGAAGAGGGCGAGTTCCGGCCCGAAGTCGTCCTCGGGGCGGCGGCCGAAGCGGGCGGTGTAGTCGGCCACCGGCATGCCCTGCGCCTGGAGCAGCGATTGGAGCAGATGGCGGCGGCGGGCCTCGCCGCCGCCGATCGCCCGGCCGAAGTCGGCGTGGCCGAAGTCCGCGGCGGGGCGGGCCACATAGTCGTCGATGATCGCCCGGACCTCGCCCGGGCCGACGGCGTAGTCGAAGCTGTAGTGCAGTTCGGCGGTGTACGAACGGGCGCCGCAGCCGAGGCCGATCATGCCGTCGGTCTGGCACGCGTGATCGGCGCCTGCGCCTTGGCCGGCGTCGCCGCCCGGGTGCGGGCCGCCCCGCCTGCGGAACATCCGCATCGACACCTGCTCGTAGCCGCTGCCGAGCAGCAGATCGCGGCCCGCCCGGTACAGCCGCAGCCGCTGCTCGTCCCAACCGGCCTCCGTCAGCGTGGAGTCCAGCCGGTGCAGGCCGGTCAGCGGGCGGACGTAGAGCGGGTAGAGATACAGCTCCTCCGGGCGCCAGGCCAGGGCCGCGTCCAGC is a window of Streptomyces sp. NBC_01477 DNA encoding:
- a CDS encoding STM4011 family radical SAM protein, translated to MDLTVLYRGPLASCDFDCPYCPFAKRRDSREQLAADRAALARFADWAGQQTGDRLSILFTPWGEALVRSWYRSTLAELSRLPHIRRVAIQTNLGARTNWLDDADLDTVALWCTYHPDQVPYERFRAACHDLAARGVRHSVGVVGLPEHLDAASRLRADLPEHVYLWVNAAEGRTYTDAEADRWTALDPLFPYSRHPHRSAGLPCRTGESVISVDGGGTVRRCHFVRAELGNLYDGSYRAALRPRACPLAVCDCHIGYVHLETLPLYDTFAGGVLERVPAAAAPPAGPSR
- a CDS encoding STM4012 family radical SAM protein, translating into MTVLDTPADAPPRPYQSYVYAYPHKTAYGRLRPRPALRDLWAGEPKDSLALYLHIPFCEVRCGFCNLFTRIGAPEGLVAGYLDALDRQAAAVRDALGDGTAPRFTAAAFGGGTPTFLEPAELERLFDIAEHRMGADLRAVPLSVEASPATATADRLAVLAARGTTRLSLGVQTFDAAEARAAVRPKQQRSEVEAALGRIREAGFPVLNIDLIYGIDGQTERSWRSSLDAALAWRPEELYLYPLYVRPLTGLHRLDSTLTEAGWDEQRLRLYRAGRDLLLGSGYEQVSMRMFRRRGGPHPGGDAGQGAGADHACQTDGMIGLGCGARSYTAELHYSFDYAVGPGEVRAIIDDYVARPAADFGHADFGRAIGGGEARRRHLLQSLLQAQGMPVADYTARFGRRPEDDFGPELALFDARGWLDAAAGPDLLRLSPEGLAHSDAVGPELFSPAVRAAMAAYDAK